Within the Flavobacterium sp. CG_23.5 genome, the region AAAAAACTTTATCAAGGTAATGCCTATTGACTACAAAAAAGCATTGCAACGATTAGCGCAAGAAAAAAAAATTGAAGAACTAATAGCAGAATAGTCATGGGCAAGATAGGTGGATTTATAGAATATAAAAGAACTGACGAAAGTAATATAGTAGCTAAAGAACGGGTATCGAATTATAGTGAATTTACAATTCCTTTAGAAAAAGATAAAATTAAAGAACAAGGTTCCAGATGTATGGATTGTGGCATCCCTTTTTGCCACAGTGCCTGTCCGTTAGGAAATTTAATTCCAGATTTTAATGACATGGTACATCAGGAAGAATGGCAAAGTGCATTAGAGATTTTGCAATCAACAAATAACTTCCCTGAATTTACAGGTCGTTTATGCCCTGCACCATGTGAGAAATCATGTGTTTTAGGAATCATCAGCGAACCGGTAGCAATCGAAAATATCGAAAAAAATATTATCGAAAGAGGTTTTGCCGAAGGATGGATAAAACCACAACCTCCAAAAATAAGAACTGGTAAATCGGTAGCTGTGATAGGCTCTGGCCCTGCTGGTTTAGCAGCTGCACAGCAATTAAATCGCGCTGGACATACTGTAACCGTTTTTGAACGAGATAATGCAATTGGTGGATTATTACGTTACGGAATTCCAAATTTCAAATTAGAAAAAGGAATTATCGACAGACGTGTTAAAGTACTGGAAGCAGAAGGAATTACTTTTAAAACCAATGTAAACGTTGGTGTGAATTACAGTATAGACCAATTGAATGCTTTTGACTCAATCGTATTATGTGGAGGAGCAACTGAAAGAAGAAGTTTACCAACAAAAGGGATTGAAAGCAAAGGTGTTGTTCAAGCGATGACTTTTTTGACACAACAAACTAAAGTATTGTACGGTGAAGCAATTCCAGATCAAATAAAGGCAACTGGCAAGAATGTTATCGTTATTGGTGGTGGAGATACCGGTTCTGACTGTGTAGGAACATCAAATAGACATGGAGCAATATCGGTCACAAATTTTGAGATTTTACCAAAACCACCAGTTGGAAGAAGTGAAACTACTCCTTGGCCATTTTGGCCGCTACAATTAAAAACATCATCTTCACACGAAGAAGGTTGCAATAGAAATTGGTTAATCAATACCAAAGAATTCATATCTAATGAAAGCGGCCAATTAACAGGATTAAAAACTGTTGAAGTAGCTTGGAAAATGACACCTGGTCAAAGACCAGAATTGATTGAAAAGGAAGGTTCAGAGAAAATTTGGCCTTGCGATTTAGCGTTACTGGCACTAGGATTTACGGGTCCTGAAAAGACATTAAGCGATCAATTGGGATTAGAAGTTGACTTTAGAAGTAATTACAAAGCAACAAATTATCAAACAAATGTACCGCATATTTTTACAGCTGGAGATATGAGAAGAGGTCAATCTTTAATTGTTTGGGCTATTTCTGAAGGTCGTGAGGCAGCAAGAGAAGTTGACAATTATTTGATGGGTTTCACCAATTTACCAACAAAAGGAACCGGGGATTTACCCAATTTATAGTAGTATTCCATTTAAAATAATTAAAATTCAGCTTTTACAACAAAAGATTAAAAAAACAAAAAAACACAATAAATGTTTGTTTCCAAACATTTTGTTACAATTTGTTATAATCTTCGTTTTTATTTGTTTGTATTAGTAAAGATAATAAATTTGCAAAAAAATAATAACAATGCAATCAAAAGACTTAGTACAATTAGCGGAACAATTCGGAAGCCCATTATATGTTTATGATGCCGAAAAAATACAATCTCAGTACAACAGATTATCAAAAGCTTTTTCTAAGGTAAATAAGTTGCGCATTAATTATGCGATGAAAGCACTGTCAAATGTTGCTATACTTCAATTGCTTAAAGAAATGGGATCTGGACTGGATACCGTATCTATCCAAGAAGTAATGTTAGGACTTCATGCAGGTTACGAGCCCGAAAAAATATTTTATACCCCAAACGGAGTTTCTTTAGAAGAAATCGAAGAAGTTAACGCCATGGGAGTTCAAATAAATATCGATAATTTGTCAATATTAGAACAATTTGGAACAAAATATCCAAACGTTCCAGTTTGCATCCGAATAAATCCTCATGTGATGGCTGGAGGAAATGCAAATATTTCGGTAGGTCATATCGATAGTAAATTTGGTATTTCAGTTCATCAATTACCACATTTAGTTCGTATTGTCGAAAACACGAAAATGAATATCGTAGGAATACATATGCATACGGGTTCAGATATTCTTGATATTGAAGTCTTTTTATATGCCGCTGAAATCTTATTTGATGCTGCTAAAAATTTCAAAAATCTTGAGTTTTTAGATTTTGGAAGCGGATTTAAAGTACCATACAAAAAAGATGATATTGAAACTGATATTGAAGAATTAGGAAAAAAATTGTCTAAAAGATTCAACGCTTTTTGTGTTGAATACGGTAAAGAATTAACACTAATATTTGAGCCAGGTAAATTTTTAGTAAGTGAAGCTGGATTCTTTTTAGCAAAAGTAAATGTTGTGAAACAAACTACATCAACAGTTTTCGCAGGTATTGACAGTGGTTTTAATCATTTAATAAGACCAATGTTTTACGGTTCACAACATCATATTGAAAACATTTCTCATCCAAAAGGAAAGGAACGTTTCTACTCAGTTGTAGGCTACATTTGCGAAACAGATACTTTCGCAAATAACAGAAGGATTTCAGAAATAAAAGAAGGAGATATTTTATGTTTTAGAAATGCTGGAGCCTATTGTTTCTCCATGGCTTCGAATTACAATTCAAGATACAAACCCGCAGAAGTATTGTGGATGAACGGAGAAGGGCATTTAATCAGAGCACATGAAACCTTTGAAGATTTGTTAAAAAATCAGATTCCGCTACCACTTTCCGTAACCACAGTATAAAAATAAAAAATCCCATTTGACAAAGCAAATGGGATTTTTCATAATTAGGAAAATACTATTTATTTATTTTTTAATACCGTTTCCAAAACTTCCGACTCTGTTCCGTTAGGAAATGGAATTTTCAACATTTGCGAAAGTGTAGGCGCAATTTGAGTAATGTATTTTTTAGCATGCAATTCTCCTTTTGGAACTTGCCATCCGTAAAAAAGCAATGGTACATGAGTATCATAACTGTTAGGTGAACCATGTGTAGTTCCTGTAGCTTGATATTCCATATATCCCGCTTTATCAAGTATAACTATATCACCATTTTGTTTTGGATCATATCCTTTTGAAATAAAACTCAAAAAGTAATCATTTCCAGAAGAAGCCAAAATTTCTTCCTCGGTATATACTCTTTTAACTTGCTCCTGGGTCATCAAAAAGTCTTTAAAACTTTGTTTCACTTTTGCCAATTCTAAGCCTCTTTGTTTTATAATTTCTTTATTAAAAAAAAGATTAAAGTTAGAATAATCCAGTACTAAATCGACACCAAACGTATATATTGAATATTTTTTCAACGATTCAATAACATCTTTTGACGGAATATTTTTTACATTGTATTTATTATCTTTTAAATAATTTGGATTTTCAGCTCCAGCATGATCGGCAGTTAAAAAAAGTAAATATTTATCCTTTCCAACGGTTTTGTCTAAATA harbors:
- a CDS encoding glutamate synthase subunit beta, with the protein product MGKIGGFIEYKRTDESNIVAKERVSNYSEFTIPLEKDKIKEQGSRCMDCGIPFCHSACPLGNLIPDFNDMVHQEEWQSALEILQSTNNFPEFTGRLCPAPCEKSCVLGIISEPVAIENIEKNIIERGFAEGWIKPQPPKIRTGKSVAVIGSGPAGLAAAQQLNRAGHTVTVFERDNAIGGLLRYGIPNFKLEKGIIDRRVKVLEAEGITFKTNVNVGVNYSIDQLNAFDSIVLCGGATERRSLPTKGIESKGVVQAMTFLTQQTKVLYGEAIPDQIKATGKNVIVIGGGDTGSDCVGTSNRHGAISVTNFEILPKPPVGRSETTPWPFWPLQLKTSSSHEEGCNRNWLINTKEFISNESGQLTGLKTVEVAWKMTPGQRPELIEKEGSEKIWPCDLALLALGFTGPEKTLSDQLGLEVDFRSNYKATNYQTNVPHIFTAGDMRRGQSLIVWAISEGREAAREVDNYLMGFTNLPTKGTGDLPNL
- the lysA gene encoding diaminopimelate decarboxylase; this encodes MQSKDLVQLAEQFGSPLYVYDAEKIQSQYNRLSKAFSKVNKLRINYAMKALSNVAILQLLKEMGSGLDTVSIQEVMLGLHAGYEPEKIFYTPNGVSLEEIEEVNAMGVQINIDNLSILEQFGTKYPNVPVCIRINPHVMAGGNANISVGHIDSKFGISVHQLPHLVRIVENTKMNIVGIHMHTGSDILDIEVFLYAAEILFDAAKNFKNLEFLDFGSGFKVPYKKDDIETDIEELGKKLSKRFNAFCVEYGKELTLIFEPGKFLVSEAGFFLAKVNVVKQTTSTVFAGIDSGFNHLIRPMFYGSQHHIENISHPKGKERFYSVVGYICETDTFANNRRISEIKEGDILCFRNAGAYCFSMASNYNSRYKPAEVLWMNGEGHLIRAHETFEDLLKNQIPLPLSVTTV